The window GGTAGGAGAGCGACTCCATCGCCTCGAGCACGCGTCGGCGCGTCTCCGGCTGCATGAGGTGCTCGCGCGCATTGAGCAGGTTCGAGACCGTGGAGGGTGAGACTCCGGCGGCCTGGGCGACATCCCTGATCGTTGCGATCGCTCTCACCTGACTTCCTGTTGACGTGATTTGGAATCACTGTATCGTTGCACAAACCACTGTATCGTTGCACAAAATTCCCCCCGACGTCCCGACAAAGGAGTTCGCCATGCCCCATGATGATCCGAAGACGACGTGGAGTGTCTTCACCAAACCGTGGCGCGAGCCGCAGGTCGGAGCTCTCGGTGAGCTGGTCGCGGGGATGGGATTCGACGCCGTCGAGCTTCCGGTGCGCCCCGGCTACCAGGTCACCCCGGACGAGGTGTCGACAGCTCTGCCCGCCGCGGCGCGCGAGCTTGCGCGTTCAGGTGTGAGGGTCGCGAGCATCGCCTCCGGAACGGATGACGCGACCTTCGCCGCCTGCGCGGATGCGCGCGTGCCGTTCATCCGGATCATGGTGCCGATCGGGGTGAACGGCTACGCCGCGACCGGTACGGAGATCCGCCGTGTGCTCGCCGGTCTCTCCGAGCGCGCCGAACGCTACGGGGTCCGCGTTGCCGTCCAGCCGCACTACGACGACTACATCGCCGACTCCTCGGAGCTCTTCGCTCTGCTCCAGGATGTCGACCCCCGCCACGTCGCGGCGATCTGGGACTCGGCTCACGACGCCCTCGCGAGGAAGCGGCCCGAGCACGGGTTGGAACTGCTCTGGCCCTGGCTCGGCATCGTCAATCTCAAGAGCGCCTACTACGAGCGGATCGACGAACCGGCGTCCGCGTTCGGGGACCCGGTCTGGGAGCCGGTGTTCACCGACGCCCGCAGCGGCATGGCGGAGTGGGGTCGCGCGCTCGCCTACCTCGCGGAGCGCGGGTTCGCCGGGCCGATCTGCCTCACCGCCGAGTACACCGACGAGAGCGACCTCGTGGCGAAGGTGACGCGCGATCTCGAATACGCGCAGAGTCTGCGGGCCGCGGCCGGCGCCGGAGTGGCCCGATGACCGCCGGCGGCACCCGGCCGGTGCGCGTTGCCGTCATCGGCGCCGGCCAGATGGCGAACCTCGTCCACTACCCGTCGTTGTCGTCGCTGCCCGACGTGGAGATCGTGGGTATCTGCGACCTCTCACCGGAGCGCCTCCGGGCGACCGGCGAGCGCTGGGGCATCTCCGCTCTGTTCGACGACTGGTCGGCGATGCTCGACGAGACGCGCCCGGATGCCGTCTATGTCATCGGTCCCCCCGAACTCATGTTCGGCATCTGGTGTGACTGCCTGACTCGCGGGCTCGACCTCTTCGTCGAGAAGCCGCTGGGCCTGACCGTCCACCAGGCGAGAACGCTCGCCCGTCTCGCCGACGAGAACAACTGCATCACCCAGGTCGGCTTCCAGCGGCGTTCGTCCGCGCTCCTGGAGCGCATGGTCGGGCGGGTCCGCGAGCGGGGCGAGGTCGTCCATGCCGTGTGCCGGTTCTACAAGAACGATCCGACCCCGATGGTGTCGGCACGCGACAGGATGATGGACGACGGCGTCCATGTGATCGACACCCTCCGGCACCTCTGCGGCGGCGAGGTCGTCGCCGTCTCGGATGTGACGCGCAGGGTCATCGTCGACGAGATCAACTTCGTCGCGGCGACGCTCGAGTTCGACACGGGCGCCGTCGGGGTGATGATCACGAACTGGACGAGCGGCCGCAGGACGTTCGGCGTGGAGGTGCACGGGCCGGGGATCATGGCGGAAGGCGACCTCGAGGTCGGGGCCACCATCTGGGACGCGGAGGG is drawn from Leifsonia shinshuensis and contains these coding sequences:
- a CDS encoding Gfo/Idh/MocA family oxidoreductase, which translates into the protein MTAGGTRPVRVAVIGAGQMANLVHYPSLSSLPDVEIVGICDLSPERLRATGERWGISALFDDWSAMLDETRPDAVYVIGPPELMFGIWCDCLTRGLDLFVEKPLGLTVHQARTLARLADENNCITQVGFQRRSSALLERMVGRVRERGEVVHAVCRFYKNDPTPMVSARDRMMDDGVHVIDTLRHLCGGEVVAVSDVTRRVIVDEINFVAATLEFDTGAVGVMITNWTSGRRTFGVEVHGPGIMAEGDLEVGATIWDAEGREELDAGEVAGSPDLHVRGGFLAKSAEFIEAVRSRRLPSSHFGDALKTMTVAETILAHDLLKPSERNV
- a CDS encoding TIM barrel protein, coding for MPHDDPKTTWSVFTKPWREPQVGALGELVAGMGFDAVELPVRPGYQVTPDEVSTALPAAARELARSGVRVASIASGTDDATFAACADARVPFIRIMVPIGVNGYAATGTEIRRVLAGLSERAERYGVRVAVQPHYDDYIADSSELFALLQDVDPRHVAAIWDSAHDALARKRPEHGLELLWPWLGIVNLKSAYYERIDEPASAFGDPVWEPVFTDARSGMAEWGRALAYLAERGFAGPICLTAEYTDESDLVAKVTRDLEYAQSLRAAAGAGVAR